One region of Solanum pennellii chromosome 6, SPENNV200 genomic DNA includes:
- the LOC107021153 gene encoding probable carbohydrate esterase At4g34215, with translation MDSTLENVAYSPKNVFILSGQSNMAGRGGVEKHHWDGVVPNECHPDASRIFRLSAHLRYEVAREPLHHDIDAKKTCGVGPGMSFANAIKDRVEAIGLVPCAVGGTAIKEWAHGQHLYVNMINRARAAMSHGGEIKALLWYQGESDALSQHCVDTYKANMEKLIHDVRADLHLPSLPIIQVAIASGDEKYIEKIREAQKAIDLPNVVCVDAMGLQLKEDNLHLTTEAQVKLGQMLADAYLTHFAPQEPCVATS, from the exons ATGGACTCAACCCTGGAAAATGTAGCTTATTCCCCCAAAAATGTATTCATTCTATCTGGGCAAAGTAACATGGCTGGTCGTGGTGGAGTAGAAAAGCATCACTGGGATGGCGTTGTACCAAACGAGTGCCATCCAGATGCTTCTAGAATTTTCCGTCTTAGTGCACACCTCCGTTATGAGGTGGCACGTGAGCCACTCCACCATGACATTGATGCGAAGAAGACATGTGGTGTTGGACCTGGAATGTCATTTGCAAATGCAATCAAGGACCGAGTGGAAGCTATTGGGTTAGTGCCATGTGCTGTAGGAGGAACTGCGATAAAGGAGTGGGCACACGGGCAACACTTGTATGTGAATATGATCAACAGAGCTAGAGCTGCCATGAGTCATGGAGGAGAAATCAAGGCATTGCTTTGGTATCAAGGAGAGAGTGATGCATTATCTCAGCATTGTGTCGATACATATAAGGCTAATATGGAGAAGTTAATACATGATGTTCGTGCTGATTTGCATCTGCCATCTCTGCCAATTATTCAG GTTGCAATTGCATCAGGAGATGAGAAGTATATTGAAAAGATTCGAGAAGCACAAAAGGCAATTGATCTTCCAAATGTTGTATGTGTTGATGCCATGGGATTGCAGCTAAAGGAAGATAATCTTCATTTAACTACAGAGGCTCAAGTTAAATTAGGCCAAATGTTGGCTGATGCATACCTTACCCATTTTGCACCACAAGAACCTTGTGTTGCTACATCTTGA
- the LOC107020981 gene encoding tRNA-dihydrouridine(20) synthase [NAD(P)+]-like yields the protein MMDYRNKLVLAPMVRVGTLPFRLLAAQYGADITYGEEIIDHKIIKCERRVNDVLGTTDIVEKGTDNVVFRTCPEERNRVVFQMGTSDAMRALKAAEIVCKDVAAVDVNMGCPKSFSISGGMGAALLSKPELIHDILTTLRRNLDVPITCKIRLLKDPQDTVELARRIEMTGVSALAVHGRKVPDRPRDPAKWNEIADVAAALSIPVIANGDVFEYEDFQRIRNVTGASSVMVARGAMWNASIFSSEGKTPWEDVKREYVRKSILWDNDIKSTKHTLKEMITHYSSLGRPEGLAVIKSNTLADLAKLYGEEEYYEYVSESRRKQQMK from the exons GGTACATTGCCGTTTAGGCTGCTTGCTGCCCAATATGGAGCTGACATAACCTATGGAGAGGAGATTATTGATCATAAGATCATCAAATGTGAGCGGCGAGTTAATG ATGTCTTAGGGACTACTGACATAGTGGAGAAGGGAACTGATAATGTTGTTTTCAGAACGTGCCCCGAGGAGAGAAATCGAGTTGTATTTCAGATGGGCACTTCTGATGCCATGAGGGCTCTCAAAGCTGCTGAAATAGT GTGTAAAGATGTAGCAGCAGTGGACGTAAACATGGGATGCCCCAAGTCATTCTCTATTAGTGGAGGCATGGGTGCTGCACTGTTGAGCAAACCAGAGCTCATCCATGAT ATTTTGACAACATTGCGAAGGAACTTGGATGTACCAATAACATGCAAAATTAGGTTATTAAAAGATCCGCAGGATACAGTGGAATTGGCACGACGAATTGAGATGACTGGTGTCTCTGCTCTTGCTGTCCATGGAAG GAAAGTTCCAGATAGGCCAAGAGATCCTGCAAAGTGGAATGAGATTGCTGATGTTGCTGCCGCTCTCTCTATTCCAGTTATAGCAAATGGTGATGTTTTTGAATATGAGGATTTTCAACGTATTAGAAATGTAACAG GTGCTTCATCTGTGATGGTTGCAAGAGGAGCCATGTGGAATGCTTCTATATTCTCTTCTGAGGGAAAAACACCATGGGAAGATGTCAAAAGAGAGTATGTGAGAAAG AGTATATTGTGGGATAATGATATCAAAAGTACAAAGCACACCCTGAAGGAAATGATAACACACTATTCTTCCCTTGGGCGCCCGGAGGGGCTGGCagtaattaaatcaaatacCTTGGCAGATCTGGC GAAACTTTATGGAGAAGAGGAATACTATGAATATGTCTCAGAAAGCCGGAGGAAGCAGCAGATGAAATAA